The sequence GTTGGCGTGATTGAGTGAAAGCATGCTGGATTCTATTGATTGTGAGAGTGGATTTAGCATCCGCTGCAACATGCCGACTGACTTGTAAGACTCGCCGAGTAACCTGACCTGATACCATATTACTGGTTAACGATGTTTGCTATGTTAGCTATGCAGACGATACCTTACCACATACACAGCCCATCCCTCAGCTTGCACAGTCGCTGTATTATGCAAAGGATGTACCGGCCAGTGATGTACGAGAATACTCAACTGTTCAAATTATGAAATGATGATTTGTGTTCGAATTTGAAATAATTGGAATAATTGCGATGACCGTTGCATGTTCTGATATACATAGGATAAGTGGATACCGTTGCATGTCTACAAAATGGACGACATACTGATACTTTAGACAAAGATTGTGACGATATCAttggaatgtacatgtattattacgAGAATCATTGTTTCTAGCAGGAGTAGTTACTAAAGTGGACTGTTATACAATGGCCAACAATACTGATGGCCTTGACCCTCCTCCAGAGGAGAGTTTGGAGGAATTTTACGGGAATTATGTGGCGTGTAAGTATGGTTGTAAACCTCTGATTTGAGATTCTGAGATTTCGATCtttgtttgatatcaaattgaTGCGAGGTTACGTGTTTTCTTCTCGATTGAGGTTGAACAGACGCTATTGCCAACTgaccaatgcatgcaagcagTCTGGTGTATCTGGCATATGGTTTCATGAAACATTCCGTAAGGTCTGATTCAGTCGAGAACGTTCTATAGCCATGCAGCGAAATGTATTGATGTATTACTGTTAGCCATAATCATGGATGAAGTCAAGGTGAAGTGTTCATTGATGCATGGACAactcaaatatttcaatttaaATTCAGACATTTGAAACAGGATGtgaaaagctttttaaaaatgtaGCCATTTTGTTGTCATATGGGTGAAGTCGGGTCATGTCTCTCTGCCCTGGGAATATATTTATCTTGGGTTTATATAAGTTCATCGGCCCAGTTTTAGCAATCATATAATCGAGGGGACGACAGCTGTGAACATTCGGTGGGTGAGCACCGCCGGTGTCATTGATGGAAGTTGGATTTGACGTCCTTTGACATTTTCGCTGACGATAGTCAAACTCATGCACTGTCCAAACGTAATTATACTTCAGTGCTGATTCAGTGTGATATAACGCCATTGCTCTGTCCTTCGGTTGTATCCTGTTGTTACGAATGTCCCAGAGACAGCCATGCCAGTTTCAAAGGTCAAATATGATCCTGGTAAGTCAACAATTGTACCCCTGTCATCACTCTGGTTTGGTCAGTTCACCTTGACATGAAATTCAAAGTTTGATTTCCTGTGAGAGCTTTCTTTCTCAATGCGTTCTGTTGGCCCAGGGTCTTCAAGGGATGTCAAGGAGCTCTACTGAGCCTGAACCTTTGAGCTCTAACAGCCTGGGAATATATTATTCAAATAAATGCCTGCTGTATAATATAAATAAGTACACATGCCTACGGCTGCTAATGACTGACTATTCATAATTCATGCCCAATAATGCAACCAGCCGTCTGGtttaaattgaaaaatatttgtcatACCAAGCTATAAGTTTTAGCCAGCTGTAGACAGAATTTACATTACAGTTTATAGTACATTTCAAACATGTTGTTGTTGGTGTATTTCTGATATGAATATATATGCAAGGCATCCAGCAGCCATTAAAATTCAGATTTTCGTACTTTTATCTTGGACTTCTCGAGCTATTCTAATGTTATTATGATGGTACTGGCATAACAGATGTGTTTGCAGATTCCTCTTGTGGCTAACTAGCCCAATCCATGCCTAATCCATGCCTAATCCAAGCTAATTGGCTTGTGTTGTAAAGTCCTCTTATACTCCTTCACAGTTGGGTGCCTCATTAACATTATGTGTTGGGTGCCTCATTAACATTATGTGTTGTGACAAACACATTGACAACAAAAGACTTGGTGATTTGTTGATACTTCTGAAAGAAGAGTAAAACTTGAGTTGATGAAGTTCTTTAGATTGATCTGAAGTTCCTTTGGTTTCAGATTTGCTAATGGAAGTCATTTTGAGTGACCAGCAATATGATCTACTTTTTGGTAATTTGACAGCGGTTATCTCTGACATGGCAAGACACCACTTGACTGTTATAATTGTTACTGGGAGGATATTATTATCAAAGTGTGTTTCCCAAGGACTCACGACACCTCTGAATCGAAGTATTGCCCCTCGCGTTGTAATGGAGCTCCTGCTGCTAAGGTATTCATGACTGGTTTAGGTGTCGGATCCAACGGTATTGATCCCTGGACCTTATAACATCAACGTTGGTGGTGAGATGTATGTAATGCTAGCATCACACTGCTCCATCCAGTGAGCTATTTATATGCCTTCATGTTTTTCTCGCTGTGAAGTgtttgtgctgttttagtcaggcCCGGACAGTCAAGAGGTTTGGACTAGGTCCAGTTTGTGCGGAGAGATTTACGACTGCATAGTTTTCTGTGACGATAGCTGGTTTTGCAATCAATTCTGATGAACTTGTGTCTGTGTGACCTCTTCATATGGTTTATGGTCAACATCAGGGAGGATAAATCAGCATATAGGCGATATTTTATCTCAATTTTGACCTCTTCCTGGTTCCTGCACCAGTCTGGCCAGGTTTAGATAACATGTGACAtgcaaacaaaatggccgaggGACAAGATAAGGATTTGTCTATCGAGGATGTGATGTACATTTATGGAGGTATGGTAGTCTGTGGTGTCGGATTGATGTTCTTGCCTTCTGCACCGCAGTTTGTGTTTATCAGACGGTGTATTTCAATATGCATGGTAAAGTGTCCAGGAGTACCATCGTACCTCATGATGTTGTGTATGACTGGTAATGCTTTGTAACTGCTGGCAGTAATACTGTCTTCAGTAGTTCATAGACTTTGTATATGTCTGTGTCGGCTTGCACTGACTAACCACAGATTTCAAGGAAAAGAAACAGGAAATGAATTTGTCAACAGGAAAATTAGGCCTGGCCTAATTAGTACTGAGAGATTGGTGCTGTGATAAACATTCGATCTCAGTTTATTCTGATATCagaattttcttttcagacattttcttgTGAttataggcctttttacacggtgctggttcaagacaaccctcctgaaccgtcacgaggcgtgttcggttcaggacggttcatttcgcttttacacggggacggttcgacgatctggcctcgatccggctccaggccggttcgtcactaacatcgtcaattggtggcgctgatcaatcctgctggcggtggagctacgaaaatatcacaacaacaaataatacaaaatggtttacgatggcgccggtgagatgcagagtttttgctttgtacacagcatttgtatggaaagaaagctcttgctctcgataaattgaagatttcacagcagtttctttccgcggaaaatttcatgccaggaacacggcagctattcccgcgaatgacgtcacgcgagtaccgtgtgcaaaccggctcggagccggttcgcttttacacgcataaataaaccctcctccaccggcctacaccggcctgcaccgacccgagaccggcgatcggaacccgcctcggaccaggagggttcaggacggtaggttcgcttttacacgagggaaaataaaccggctggtacctgaactagtctcgatccggcttgaacccgcaccgtgtaaaaacgccttATGACTCCTCTAATACGATTTCAATGATCCATTCTTTTTGATACCAAACTGTCAAGAAAATAAAACATGGATGATAATCGCcttctcatgtttttctctttccagctCTGTGCGGAGTGCGTGTGAGCCAGATGACTAAAACGTACAATGATGTCGAAGCCGTGACAAGACTATTGGAAGAGGTAAGATGCATTCTGGGAAAAATGAACATCTTGTCGGCAATCTCCCAAGCAATGTAGAGAATTAGACTTGGCATTAGCTGACTGGGAGCAGTGATTATGTTACTCTGCAGCAGACGTTAAGATTAAGTTGACGGACTAATATCCGGAACATCATGAGTGGGCTACCTAGCGCTGACACATCGCTTGTGACCGTGGGCAAATCACTTTTGTTAATCTTTGAATGAAGGTGTTCTTCGTACCTGGCGCCTATGCCAGTACAAGCGTAAGAGCTCATCCAACTCATGATTATGAGTATATTGTGATGGACAACTCTTCCCTGACTCAAGGGTTATAACCCAAATTGGTGCACAACCATAGTGGCATGAAATACCCACAAGAACAAACAAGGAGGATGGCCAACTAATTGCCTGGCTCGTTATGTTCTAGAGTTGATCCCATGATCCAGCTTATTTCAGAACCAGACAACGCAATCCCACCTTGGAACTGATACATCTATTGTATTGTCGTAGCGTTACTATGGAAACGAGCATCAGAGTTGGCCTGATGGCATTATCCACCCCTGTTTGATCCTGTTTCCTAGAAACACGCAGATAAACATTTTTTGATCAGATTCAGAATAAAAACATCTTGATGAAAATAGTGTAACCTTCATATTATGCCCGTAATATCAAAGGTGGTTGGGTGTTTTATACACGGCTACCTTTGCTAGTCTTGGCAACTTGCCCAATGGcaaaaaaatgtggaaaatattaTCATGGTATGTTTACATGTGATTGGTAAGATGATATTCATACAAATGCAATATGGTGCCCAGGGTTGATTTGAAAAGGCCGCTCTTTGTTGGTTCTTGCTACCCATGACGTCTGCTCAATGTCgttgctgtcgtctgctcatgtttggtgatgtcgtctgctcatgttTGGTGATGTCATCTGCTCATGTTTGGTGATGTCATCTGCTAATGTTTggtgatgtcgtctgctcatgttTGGTGATGTCATCTGCTCATGTTTGGTGATGTCGTTTGCTCATGTTTggtgatgtcgtctgctcatgttTGGTGATGTCATCTGCTCATGTTTggtgatgtcgtctgctcatgtttggtgatgtcgtctgctcatgttTGGTGATGTCATCTGCTCATGTTTGGTGATGTCATCTGCTCATGTTTGGTGATGTCATCTGCTCATGTTTGGTGATGTCATCTGCTCATGTTTggtgatgtcgtctgctcatgttTGGTGATGTCATCTGCTCATGTTTGGTGATATCGTCTGCTCATGTTTGGTGATATCGTCTGCTCATGTTTggtgatgtcgtctgctcatgttTGGTtatgtcgtctgctcatgttTGGTGATATCGTCTGCTCATGTTTgatgatgtcgtctgctcatgttTGTGGTTTCCTTGTCTTAACAGAAAGAGCGTGACTTGGAAATTGCTGCCCGTATTGGTCAGTCGTTGTTGGAGAAAAATCGCGACATCCAGGAGAAGAATGCGACGTTAGAGGACGATGTGCGATATGCGTTGGAACAAGTGAATCAACTTCGCCATGAGGTGCAGATGAAAGATGACCTTCTGCAGATTTATACACATGATTTAGAAGGTGGAGACTCACCAGGGTAAGTCTGACCTTGACTCCGAAATCATCTGATTCATACAGGCGACTTATGGACCGACGGATTCATCAACCTGAATTGAAGATACTCCTCAGCTGAACAGTCACATGCTCATTTCAAACCAAAGCAAAACAACTGACAAGTGTTAGAACCAGAGATATGTTCAACCACTTTGCACCTACCAGTCCACTTGAGCTCTTATACCCTCACACTAACAGTCACGAGCCAAAGTATTGCTGCTCGAGTTGATGCAGACTTGAGCTCTTATACcctcacactcacagtcacGAGCCCAAGTATTGCTGCTCGAGTGGATTCAGACTTGGAGAacttttgataatttctttttGAAACTTGTTTTCCAGTGATCACCATGGCCTGCTCAGTTTGTTTCACCTTGAGAATCTCCAGTCGAAGGTCAAGGATCTGGAAGAAGACAACTTACAGCTCAGAGCTGAGGTAAAGATATTTCAGAatagatacagtagaacctctctattaaggacacccttgggactgtcaAGTGTCTTTagctagagaggtgtccatattacagaggtcaagttgtatGGAAATAACtgattttggaccaaaactagtgtcctttatgaTTTAGATTTGTGCAATATGTTAGGAACGGTGTATGGTCCATATTGTTGGTTCAGTTCCTTCTCCAACTCATCGCTTGTGACCTTTGGACAATTGATTTACCTCTATTGCCTTCTGTACTTCTGTCTTTTTCCTACAACAGAGGTTCCAGCAGCAGGTTAGATCATGGCATAGTGTAGGGGAAACAAGCCATGGCTGTTGACCTGGGAAATATGTATTCCCCATCTTTATCATCGCTAAAGAAAATAACCGTAACATCTCTCTTTTACAGTCTGCCGAGTTGAAAACAGAAACATGTGATTATGAAGAAAAGGAGGCTCAGTTGGTGAAGGACTGTGTCCGGCAGCTGTCTGAGGCGAATGCCCATGTGAAGGTGCTGGCTGAGGATCTCGGTAAGAAGACAGACTCGTACCTCAGCCAGCAGGAGGAGATCACCAACCTTCTGGCTAAAGTCTGCAACTTGGAGGCGAAGATTAAAAAGGTGAGTGATTTGGTGTTATTAAAATAAGGCTTTAGAGAGTGTCTCCATCTGATGGTGGCTTTGTTACTCATTTCCTTGTGCTTTCTTGTGATCGAagtgttattttcatttcaaagtcCATCAAAGAAAACATTGTGAAGAAACGTTGGTTTGAGAATGTTTCATAATGGTGACCTCAGTTTCTaaaacctttttcaaaatgtttcggAACTTTTTCAGCTGACGATCGAAAATGCGGAGATGCAGAGCCACCTACAGGCTGCACAACACTCACAGCATCAGCTCACGTCCGAGATTCTCGACCTCCAGGACAAGTGTAATGAATACGTTGAACTTTTATCAAGTGCAAATGAAGAGATCAAAACGTTACGGACCAAAAATCGTCCGAAAGCGATGCGATATCAGTATGGTGGGAGTCCGTTTTTACCGAGTGATTCATTGGCATCAGAGCTGGAGGATACGTTTAAGAAGGATTTGGATTTCCCTGCAGGATATTCACCACGAGAACGGAAGTGAGTAGTTGCGGGTATTCAATATTTGAATGCGGACGGTTTTACTCTTGGTAGCGATATGGCCTAGAGAGAATACTGGTCTGTGTTTGGTTGTTGCAAAACTTGGGCTGCTGGCCCCACATCAAACAAATGTGCCCCCCTCTAATGTAACTGTGCTTCCTTGCCACAGTGTGAGAGCTTGTAGGTCACTGTGTCTCGGAGAGCTTTGCTGGTTGGTCGTTCCTGCCAGACAGGGCCTCGGCTAGTGGTTGAAATACACTTCTCTCTTCCTGGGAGGTGGAATTGAACAGTTGAGGTTGCTACATTGTAATACTTCTCTGCTGCCATGGCAATCATAgctaacaagtacaattctttGTGGTCCTTTTCCAGGCATCATAACTACAAAGTGATGGAGACTGCCCGGATCGCTCGAATCAACCAACGGCGGCCGAAGCTCGGTCTGAATATCCCCGGCTCCAACATGAGTACGAGTGGTAACGAGTCGGACATCTCCATGCGGTCACAACGTAACTCCCTCTATCTGTCAGACAGTGAATCAATGATCAGTGAAGGTACAGGTTACCAGGGTGATACAGACAGTGTCTGTGGCAATCGAACACCGATCTGCAACGTCAACATACCGACAAGAACGGGAATGACCAGGTATGTACCTTACACCCCTTGTTGTGAATGGCATTGTCCAAAGAGCACTCTTGATGCACTCCTGGTGCAAGGATGCGTGGGCTGGGAAACATCTCATGTAAATGTACCGGTATTGAATGATTTCTTGTATTTGCTATGTGTTCAGATTACAAGTTTTATCTGATAGCTACTCTGACTGACTACTGAAGGCCAAATCTTGCCTTGTGTCTGGGTCTCCCTGTTCTGATGTGGCTGATTTCTGGCCCATTGGTGACCATATTTCATTTATGTGTGGTCTTGGTTCCAGTGTAATGAGAAAACCTCCACTTCACGTCACTTTTGAGAGGTATGATTTGTCTTGTCGAACGCTTGAATCCAACACAACTGCTAGATTATAATAGTCATTCACCAGTGCTTGTACAGGATTGCGAATAATCGTATTATGGCTTTCATAAAGCGCTTTTCATTGATGAATGTCTGTATCCGAGCACTTTTATACAACTGCTATTTGTACTGTGGTCATCTCCCAGTGGACCCTCTAGGGTATCAAACAGCACTCCTTTGAGCTGGACTGGGGGAAACATTGACCTGAGTGGGGTTGGAATCTGATGCTCTACCACACTTTTAGATACACCAGAACACTTGCATGTACTCTACGACACGCATATTCTCTAGCATTTGACAACCATGGTGTTTACTAACCATCGTTTGACCGAGCTATAGTAAATTTGGAGTTTCATTTGCAAAACAAGATACATCCTTTTCAGCTAGTGTTTAAGTTTTGACTCCAGTTGGTTTAAAAACTAGACTTCTCCCCTCACCCTACTCAAACCATCACTCTGCCTCTTACAGCTCCTGCCTCTCCGTGACTGCAGCTCAAACCGTCATGTCCAGCACCGTCATAAGCTCCATGGCATCGTCCGGAGGCAATGCAAACATCACCACCACAACAATGAATAGCGGCAACACATCATTCGGGACGACCACGTCTAACCAACGTACCAGTTCTCCTAATGCGGGCACCAACGCCAACATCGGCAAACCTGGTATTCCTGGCTCCAATGACCTGGAGACGGCATTACGTCGCTTGTCACTGCGGCATGCGCATGATGTTTTTGAACGGAAGTATCGGGAGTCAGAGGACTTGATGAGGTGAGAGAAGATGTTGCTGCTTGTCATTGCTAGAACAAAGTATTGTGGCGCTCGACTTGGTTTAtaaacatgtatgattttaccGATGAAATGTCATTCTTTTCATTCACATGGGCTTCACATCAGTATCATGAATGTGGTCTGCAGACTAGCTGCTTCACTATCTGATTTCAGTGTGCCCATTACATAGAGCAATCAATATCTATAAATAACCTTCAAGATTGTATGAGTCCACTTAAACATTTTAGCAGTAATAAACTGGGGAAATAACTGATTAGATTTGACAACTATTTTACCAGCCATACAGTTTAGAATAAAGAAAAAGTTAAAAACAACATCTGAAATTAACTCAAATGGCCTTGTTGcatttcttttattttgaagtgCAAATTCTTCCAGGTTTGGTAGTGAAACGGGATCTTTGACCCCAACGCCGTGTTATACACCAGAAAGTCTCATGTCAACTGGTAGTTGTTTATCGGGGATGTCCGGTCCGCCCAGTGGAGGAGGGTACACGTTCAAAATGCCTGAAAAGTTACAAATCGTGAAGCCGATGGAGGGATCGATGACGTTACACCAGTGGCAGAGGTTAGCGACACCACATCTCGGTGGATTCTTGGAGGATCGGCCCGGCGTACAGATCAAAGGAGAACGAAAGGTCGACTTCGgcaatgactttgaaaattatTCCATTACTGACTTTGAGGAGGATGGTAAGCTGACACCCCTTGAATCTAAATGTGATGATCTATTCAGTACAATTATGTCCATTTGGATTAGTCTACTCTTGCATCAGAGGTGTATTTGACAAGTGAAGTGGAACTGGTCAGCGAATTGCTTTTAATCAGTGATTGTATTGGTAAAACTCGAAGGCCAACTCTAACTGTACCTGGCTCAGTGGTTAAGATCCATGCTACCATTCATTCCGAAAGGCTGCTCTCAAATGCGTAAAGCAACGAGATTCTTGTTCTTCTTGTATGGTTTTACTTCTTGTATGAAGTACCTCTGCCATCTCATCATGATCTGTCAAGAAGCTGCTGAATGTTTTCGTACTCTACaaattttctatttcatttcagatCCAGATGAAGAAGAGTTTAAATATATGAATGTTCGGAAATGTGCCGAGTCAACATCGAGTACTTACACGTACACGACAGCGAAGATCATGCATCCAACGGATGACTACGCACTGACCACGTTGTCATCATCAACAGGGTAAGCTAGCGCTAGATTTCACTGTTTTATGCGCAAGAGACAAGTGTTGGACACCAATACTGCCATCTTGTTCCTGTTATGATAATTACAAGTACAACTCAGCATGATGACTGTCAGTGAGTGATAACTTTGGTCCAAGGCCAGGCCATTAAACCCAATTTGTGTTCAA comes from Lineus longissimus chromosome 15, tnLinLong1.2, whole genome shotgun sequence and encodes:
- the LOC135499310 gene encoding trafficking kinesin-binding protein 1-like isoform X7 translates to MPVSKVKYDPALCGVRVSQMTKTYNDVEAVTRLLEEKERDLEIAARIGQSLLEKNRDIQEKNATLEDDVRYALEQVNQLRHEVQMKDDLLQIYTHDLEGGDSPGDHHGLLSLFHLENLQSKVKDLEEDNLQLRAESAELKTETCDYEEKEAQLVKDCVRQLSEANAHVKVLAEDLGKKTDSYLSQQEEITNLLAKVCNLEAKIKKLTIENAEMQSHLQAAQHSQHQLTSEILDLQDKCNEYVELLSSANEEIKTLRTKNRPKAMRYQYGGSPFLPSDSLASELEDTFKKDLDFPAGYSPRERKHHNYKVMETARIARINQRRPKLGLNIPGSNMSTSGNESDISMRSQRNSLYLSDSESMISEGTGYQGDTDSVCGNRTPICNVNIPTRTGMTSSCLSVTAAQTVMSSTVISSMASSGGNANITTTTMNSGNTSFGTTTSNQRTSSPNAGTNANIGKPGIPGSNDLETALRRLSLRHAHDVFERKYRESEDLMSANSSRFGSETGSLTPTPCYTPESLMSTGSCLSGMSGPPSGGGYTFKMPEKLQIVKPMEGSMTLHQWQRLATPHLGGFLEDRPGVQIKGERKVDFGNDFENYSITDFEEDDPDEEEFKYMNVRKCAESTSSTYTYTTAKIMHPTDDYALTTLSSSTGTSSTPRPTCSLLSPMTESSMSRSATSTFSMNLGLSQTLKERGFHTETVQLSNPTRVSSIVTETLYDKQRAQPTTIYTTAMTEPTIRVTESYSHGLPEPPYFGITEKPDWSKLESFANTLSDKIRNIGVDRLFGSSTEDETEATDNEKEATESEKESAESVIETSSDKDTKKERMSARPKLTIKIASGDMKCASPTATPPNSPICATPPSPITPPNSPIGGTEPNSKSAFSFNFVSPILQIAGLQLRRKSDFGLLGAMQIPNREAQPPGLFRGLSAEKKS
- the LOC135499310 gene encoding trafficking kinesin-binding protein 1-like isoform X2; the encoded protein is MFRCHALSLWVGMTSFCRTIFLRDTYVCSNEDLPEIELCSLLEEQIPAYRLRADTITDFQGYRNDDWIQFPQIKERDGIDLQGLSPEQIYETLSYFTLCGVRVSQMTKTYNDVEAVTRLLEEKERDLEIAARIGQSLLEKNRDIQEKNATLEDDVRYALEQVNQLRHEVQMKDDLLQIYTHDLEGGDSPGDHHGLLSLFHLENLQSKVKDLEEDNLQLRAESAELKTETCDYEEKEAQLVKDCVRQLSEANAHVKVLAEDLGKKTDSYLSQQEEITNLLAKVCNLEAKIKKLTIENAEMQSHLQAAQHSQHQLTSEILDLQDKCNEYVELLSSANEEIKTLRTKNRPKAMRYQYGGSPFLPSDSLASELEDTFKKDLDFPAGYSPRERKHHNYKVMETARIARINQRRPKLGLNIPGSNMSTSGNESDISMRSQRNSLYLSDSESMISEGTGYQGDTDSVCGNRTPICNVNIPTRTGMTSSCLSVTAAQTVMSSTVISSMASSGGNANITTTTMNSGNTSFGTTTSNQRTSSPNAGTNANIGKPGIPGSNDLETALRRLSLRHAHDVFERKYRESEDLMRFGSETGSLTPTPCYTPESLMSTGSCLSGMSGPPSGGGYTFKMPEKLQIVKPMEGSMTLHQWQRLATPHLGGFLEDRPGVQIKGERKVDFGNDFENYSITDFEEDDPDEEEFKYMNVRKCAESTSSTYTYTTAKIMHPTDDYALTTLSSSTGTSSTPRPTCSLLSPMTESSMSRSATSTFSMNLGLSQTLKERGFHTETVQLSNPTRVSSIVTETLYDKQRAQPTTIYTTAMTEPTIRVTESYSHGLPEPPYFGITEKPDWSKLESFANTLSDKIRNIGVDRLFGSSTEDETEATDNEKEATESEKESAESVIETSSDKDTKKERMSARPKLTIKIASGDMKCASPTATPPNSPICATPPSPITPPNSPIGGTEPNSKSAFSFNFVSPILQIAGLQLRRKSDFGLLGAMQIPNREAQPPGLFRGLSAEKKS
- the LOC135499310 gene encoding trafficking kinesin-binding protein 1-like isoform X1 encodes the protein MFRCHALSLWVGMTSFCRTIFLRDTYVCSNEDLPEIELCSLLEEQIPAYRLRADTITDFQGYRNDDWIQFPQIKERDGIDLQGLSPEQIYETLSYFTLCGVRVSQMTKTYNDVEAVTRLLEEKERDLEIAARIGQSLLEKNRDIQEKNATLEDDVRYALEQVNQLRHEVQMKDDLLQIYTHDLEGGDSPGDHHGLLSLFHLENLQSKVKDLEEDNLQLRAESAELKTETCDYEEKEAQLVKDCVRQLSEANAHVKVLAEDLGKKTDSYLSQQEEITNLLAKVCNLEAKIKKLTIENAEMQSHLQAAQHSQHQLTSEILDLQDKCNEYVELLSSANEEIKTLRTKNRPKAMRYQYGGSPFLPSDSLASELEDTFKKDLDFPAGYSPRERKHHNYKVMETARIARINQRRPKLGLNIPGSNMSTSGNESDISMRSQRNSLYLSDSESMISEGTGYQGDTDSVCGNRTPICNVNIPTRTGMTSSCLSVTAAQTVMSSTVISSMASSGGNANITTTTMNSGNTSFGTTTSNQRTSSPNAGTNANIGKPGIPGSNDLETALRRLSLRHAHDVFERKYRESEDLMSANSSRFGSETGSLTPTPCYTPESLMSTGSCLSGMSGPPSGGGYTFKMPEKLQIVKPMEGSMTLHQWQRLATPHLGGFLEDRPGVQIKGERKVDFGNDFENYSITDFEEDDPDEEEFKYMNVRKCAESTSSTYTYTTAKIMHPTDDYALTTLSSSTGTSSTPRPTCSLLSPMTESSMSRSATSTFSMNLGLSQTLKERGFHTETVQLSNPTRVSSIVTETLYDKQRAQPTTIYTTAMTEPTIRVTESYSHGLPEPPYFGITEKPDWSKLESFANTLSDKIRNIGVDRLFGSSTEDETEATDNEKEATESEKESAESVIETSSDKDTKKERMSARPKLTIKIASGDMKCASPTATPPNSPICATPPSPITPPNSPIGGTEPNSKSAFSFNFVSPILQIAGLQLRRKSDFGLLGAMQIPNREAQPPGLFRGLSAEKKS
- the LOC135499310 gene encoding trafficking kinesin-binding protein 1-like isoform X5, which codes for MANNTDGLDPPPEESLEEFYGNYVASLCGVRVSQMTKTYNDVEAVTRLLEEKERDLEIAARIGQSLLEKNRDIQEKNATLEDDVRYALEQVNQLRHEVQMKDDLLQIYTHDLEGGDSPGDHHGLLSLFHLENLQSKVKDLEEDNLQLRAESAELKTETCDYEEKEAQLVKDCVRQLSEANAHVKVLAEDLGKKTDSYLSQQEEITNLLAKVCNLEAKIKKLTIENAEMQSHLQAAQHSQHQLTSEILDLQDKCNEYVELLSSANEEIKTLRTKNRPKAMRYQYGGSPFLPSDSLASELEDTFKKDLDFPAGYSPRERKHHNYKVMETARIARINQRRPKLGLNIPGSNMSTSGNESDISMRSQRNSLYLSDSESMISEGTGYQGDTDSVCGNRTPICNVNIPTRTGMTSSCLSVTAAQTVMSSTVISSMASSGGNANITTTTMNSGNTSFGTTTSNQRTSSPNAGTNANIGKPGIPGSNDLETALRRLSLRHAHDVFERKYRESEDLMSANSSRFGSETGSLTPTPCYTPESLMSTGSCLSGMSGPPSGGGYTFKMPEKLQIVKPMEGSMTLHQWQRLATPHLGGFLEDRPGVQIKGERKVDFGNDFENYSITDFEEDDPDEEEFKYMNVRKCAESTSSTYTYTTAKIMHPTDDYALTTLSSSTGTSSTPRPTCSLLSPMTESSMSRSATSTFSMNLGLSQTLKERGFHTETVQLSNPTRVSSIVTETLYDKQRAQPTTIYTTAMTEPTIRVTESYSHGLPEPPYFGITEKPDWSKLESFANTLSDKIRNIGVDRLFGSSTEDETEATDNEKEATESEKESAESVIETSSDKDTKKERMSARPKLTIKIASGDMKCASPTATPPNSPICATPPSPITPPNSPIGGTEPNSKSAFSFNFVSPILQIAGLQLRRKSDFGLLGAMQIPNREAQPPGLFRGLSAEKKS
- the LOC135499310 gene encoding trafficking kinesin-binding protein 1-like isoform X6; this encodes MAEGQDKDLSIEDVMYIYGALCGVRVSQMTKTYNDVEAVTRLLEEKERDLEIAARIGQSLLEKNRDIQEKNATLEDDVRYALEQVNQLRHEVQMKDDLLQIYTHDLEGGDSPGDHHGLLSLFHLENLQSKVKDLEEDNLQLRAESAELKTETCDYEEKEAQLVKDCVRQLSEANAHVKVLAEDLGKKTDSYLSQQEEITNLLAKVCNLEAKIKKLTIENAEMQSHLQAAQHSQHQLTSEILDLQDKCNEYVELLSSANEEIKTLRTKNRPKAMRYQYGGSPFLPSDSLASELEDTFKKDLDFPAGYSPRERKHHNYKVMETARIARINQRRPKLGLNIPGSNMSTSGNESDISMRSQRNSLYLSDSESMISEGTGYQGDTDSVCGNRTPICNVNIPTRTGMTSSCLSVTAAQTVMSSTVISSMASSGGNANITTTTMNSGNTSFGTTTSNQRTSSPNAGTNANIGKPGIPGSNDLETALRRLSLRHAHDVFERKYRESEDLMSANSSRFGSETGSLTPTPCYTPESLMSTGSCLSGMSGPPSGGGYTFKMPEKLQIVKPMEGSMTLHQWQRLATPHLGGFLEDRPGVQIKGERKVDFGNDFENYSITDFEEDDPDEEEFKYMNVRKCAESTSSTYTYTTAKIMHPTDDYALTTLSSSTGTSSTPRPTCSLLSPMTESSMSRSATSTFSMNLGLSQTLKERGFHTETVQLSNPTRVSSIVTETLYDKQRAQPTTIYTTAMTEPTIRVTESYSHGLPEPPYFGITEKPDWSKLESFANTLSDKIRNIGVDRLFGSSTEDETEATDNEKEATESEKESAESVIETSSDKDTKKERMSARPKLTIKIASGDMKCASPTATPPNSPICATPPSPITPPNSPIGGTEPNSKSAFSFNFVSPILQIAGLQLRRKSDFGLLGAMQIPNREAQPPGLFRGLSAEKKS